The following proteins are co-located in the Rippkaea orientalis PCC 8801 genome:
- the gcvH gene encoding glycine cleavage system protein GcvH, with protein sequence MDLEYPDDLRYLDSHEYVRLDGEIATIGLSAFAIEQLGDIVHLELPEVGEALEKGESFGAIESVKAAEDLYPPVSGTVIDRNEEMIENPDQLADDPYGDGWLIKVRVSNLDAELDDTLSASEYQAQLEGDDD encoded by the coding sequence ATGGATTTGGAATATCCTGACGATCTCCGATATTTAGATTCCCACGAGTATGTCCGCCTAGATGGGGAAATTGCCACTATTGGCCTTAGTGCCTTTGCTATTGAACAACTCGGAGATATTGTTCACTTAGAATTACCCGAAGTCGGAGAAGCCTTGGAAAAGGGGGAAAGCTTTGGGGCGATCGAATCAGTGAAAGCGGCGGAGGATTTATATCCTCCCGTCTCAGGGACTGTTATCGATCGCAATGAAGAGATGATCGAAAACCCTGACCAACTTGCTGATGATCCCTACGGAGATGGCTGGTTGATTAAAGTTCGGGTGAGTAATCTTGATGCTGAGTTAGACGATACGTTATCGGCTAGTGAATATCAAGCTCAATTAGAAGGGGACGACGATTGA
- a CDS encoding Uma2 family endonuclease — protein sequence MIQAHNEPKLYSFDEFIHWYPENAQVRYELHEGVIIEMPKPKGKHSNLTGFLIEQLLITIRQIGKGGIWTIPRESIVKPKGEKSGYEPDIIILNQEVIRAEPRWESESIIQNCESIKLIVEVVSTNWRDDYYNKLRDYEEMGIEEYWIIDYAALGPRKLIGNPKQPTVFICYWVDGEYQMTPFIDNCPIVSPTFPQFKLSPEQIFNLNC from the coding sequence ATGATTCAAGCCCACAATGAACCCAAATTATATAGTTTTGATGAGTTTATTCACTGGTATCCTGAAAATGCCCAAGTTCGCTACGAACTGCACGAGGGAGTGATTATTGAAATGCCTAAACCCAAGGGGAAACATTCTAATTTAACAGGGTTTTTGATCGAACAACTCTTGATAACAATTAGGCAGATAGGGAAAGGCGGTATTTGGACTATTCCTAGAGAATCCATTGTTAAACCAAAAGGCGAAAAATCAGGATACGAACCCGATATTATCATTTTGAATCAAGAAGTAATTAGGGCAGAACCTCGGTGGGAAAGTGAATCAATTATCCAGAATTGTGAGTCAATTAAATTAATTGTTGAAGTGGTTTCAACCAATTGGCGTGACGATTACTACAACAAACTTCGAGATTATGAAGAAATGGGCATTGAGGAATATTGGATTATTGATTATGCAGCATTGGGTCCGAGAAAGTTGATCGGCAACCCCAAACAACCTACGGTTTTTATTTGTTATTGGGTTGACGGAGAATATCAGATGACTCCTTTTATCGATAATTGTCCGATTGTTTCTCCTACTTTTCCCCAATTCAAGCTATCCCCAGAGCAAATTTTTAACCTCAATTGCTAG
- a CDS encoding PAS domain S-box protein translates to MSEQIIKQLQQEIATLKAVQQATLKIQQELQESQERWQLIIQATNEGIWDWNLRTNELFISPRWKEMLGYQDQELPNRFDTWKQLLHPQDVERVMEAVQNHLEGQTNHYQIEFRLRCQDGNYKWILSKGKALWNSAGKAIRMVGSHSDISDRKEEQILLRSLIDSIPDLIFCKDAQGVYKICNNAFEAFVGKPSQEIVGKTDFDLFPPEEALFFRENDRIMREKKRPHRNEEWITYPDGSRRLLDTLKTPFCCSEGKLMGVIGISRDITDRKQKENTVKKQAKRDSLLSSIARQLIDQDFNTAVNFTLEALGHFTDGDRGYIIRYSPQQRLWNMTHEWCNYQVPSTLQQSQNIPVEYLPWFSRQLLNGQPICVNSLDDLPPQAIAERVVFKNSLNPTLVVVPMVTAGQTVGYLGFDANSSKIWTQEEVNLLKLVGEFIAIAQARSQAEDDRKESEARFAGILDNANEAIISIDEQQQITLFNHAAEKTFGYQAVNVLGQPFNQLIPPRFQDSHYQYVEDFSTCLETSRQMVGRRPVFGRRQDGSEFLAEVSISKIQLKGRKLFTAIVRDITERQQAEEALKQAKEAADAANRAKSEFLASMSHELRTPLNAILGFTQVMRRDRTLNPEHQQNLSIISRSGEHLLELINDILEMSKIEAGRTTFHSNSFDLYRLLDNLEAMLHLKAQEKGLQLIFERTPEVPQYLETDEGKLRQVLINLLGNAIKFTEEGGVTLRVKSEVRSRKGGFRESATLRTIDLEKPALTPIIADSEQIVITFEVEDSGPGIAPEEVDQLFAAFGQTETGRQAQEGTGLGLPISRKFVQLMGGNISVSSILGQGSLFAFSIKAKLTNASAIKTPKPIRKVVGLAPGQPQYRILSVDDRLESRLLLVKLLSSMGFEVRQASNGKEALEIWETWEPHLIWMDMRMPIIDGYQATQRIKATTKGQGTVVIALTASAFEEERNMVLSAGCDDFMRKPFREEVLWEKIAQHLGVRYIYESLELEQAQGREIEENPTDNPDYLLKLLSQMSPDWVNQLHQVAVECSDDGILELISKIPSESQPLAITLKGWADNFLFDQVIQLTQNLLNKQAK, encoded by the coding sequence ATGTCAGAACAAATTATTAAGCAACTTCAACAAGAAATCGCTACCTTAAAAGCGGTACAACAAGCGACCCTAAAAATCCAACAAGAATTACAAGAAAGTCAAGAACGTTGGCAGTTAATTATCCAAGCAACTAATGAAGGAATTTGGGATTGGAATCTCAGGACTAATGAGCTTTTCATTTCTCCGCGTTGGAAAGAAATGTTAGGCTATCAAGACCAAGAATTACCCAATCGTTTTGATACCTGGAAACAGCTATTACATCCCCAAGATGTAGAACGAGTCATGGAAGCTGTACAAAACCATCTAGAAGGTCAAACAAACCATTATCAAATTGAATTTCGACTGAGGTGTCAAGACGGTAATTATAAATGGATTTTATCCAAGGGAAAAGCCCTTTGGAATAGTGCAGGAAAAGCGATCCGTATGGTCGGTTCCCACAGTGATATTAGCGATCGCAAAGAAGAACAAATCCTACTACGTTCCCTAATTGATTCTATTCCTGACCTCATCTTTTGTAAAGATGCCCAAGGGGTTTACAAGATTTGTAATAACGCCTTTGAAGCCTTTGTCGGAAAACCTAGTCAAGAAATTGTTGGAAAAACTGACTTTGATCTTTTCCCCCCAGAAGAAGCCCTATTTTTTCGTGAAAATGATCGCATTATGAGGGAAAAAAAACGCCCCCATCGTAACGAAGAATGGATCACTTATCCTGATGGGAGTCGCCGTCTTTTAGATACCCTGAAAACCCCCTTTTGTTGCTCCGAAGGGAAGTTAATGGGAGTGATTGGTATTAGTCGAGATATTACCGATCGCAAACAAAAAGAAAACACCGTCAAAAAACAAGCCAAACGAGATAGTTTACTCAGTAGTATTGCTAGGCAATTAATCGATCAAGACTTTAATACTGCCGTTAACTTTACCCTAGAAGCCTTGGGTCACTTTACCGATGGCGATCGCGGCTACATTATCCGCTATTCCCCTCAGCAACGCCTCTGGAATATGACCCATGAATGGTGTAATTATCAGGTTCCCTCAACCCTACAACAGTCACAAAATATCCCCGTCGAATACCTACCCTGGTTCTCTCGCCAACTCCTCAACGGTCAACCTATTTGCGTCAACTCCCTCGATGATCTTCCCCCCCAAGCGATCGCCGAACGAGTGGTCTTTAAAAATAGTCTCAACCCCACCCTAGTCGTCGTTCCCATGGTAACAGCCGGTCAAACCGTCGGTTATTTAGGGTTTGATGCCAACTCTAGCAAAATTTGGACCCAAGAAGAGGTTAACCTCTTAAAATTAGTGGGAGAATTTATTGCGATCGCCCAAGCGAGATCCCAAGCCGAAGACGATCGCAAAGAGTCAGAAGCTAGATTTGCAGGTATTTTAGATAACGCCAATGAAGCGATTATTTCCATTGATGAACAGCAACAGATTACCCTATTTAACCATGCTGCCGAGAAAACCTTTGGCTATCAGGCCGTCAACGTTTTAGGACAACCCTTTAACCAACTCATTCCCCCACGCTTCCAAGACAGCCACTATCAATACGTTGAAGACTTTAGTACCTGTTTAGAAACATCCCGACAAATGGTCGGCCGCCGTCCTGTTTTTGGTCGCCGTCAAGATGGTAGCGAATTTTTAGCCGAAGTCTCCATTTCTAAAATTCAACTCAAGGGACGAAAACTGTTTACCGCCATTGTCAGGGACATTACCGAACGTCAACAAGCCGAAGAAGCCCTCAAACAAGCTAAAGAAGCAGCAGATGCTGCCAACCGCGCTAAAAGCGAATTTCTCGCCAGCATGAGTCATGAATTGCGGACTCCCTTGAATGCTATTTTAGGGTTTACCCAAGTCATGCGACGCGATCGCACCCTTAACCCAGAACACCAGCAAAATCTCTCTATTATTTCCCGTAGTGGGGAACATCTTCTCGAATTAATCAACGACATCCTAGAGATGTCCAAAATTGAAGCCGGTCGCACCACGTTTCATAGCAATAGCTTCGATCTCTATCGGTTGCTGGATAATTTAGAAGCCATGCTGCATCTGAAAGCCCAAGAAAAAGGACTACAACTGATCTTTGAACGCACTCCAGAGGTTCCTCAGTACCTAGAAACCGATGAAGGAAAATTAAGGCAAGTTTTGATTAATTTATTGGGAAATGCCATCAAATTCACCGAAGAAGGAGGAGTCACCTTACGAGTGAAGTCAGAAGTCAGAAGTCGTAAAGGCGGGTTTCGTGAGTCAGCGACGTTAAGAACCATCGATCTTGAAAAACCCGCCCTAACACCAATAATCGCCGACTCAGAACAGATAGTGATTACCTTTGAGGTAGAAGATAGTGGCCCCGGAATTGCCCCGGAAGAAGTCGATCAACTCTTCGCAGCCTTTGGACAAACAGAAACCGGTCGTCAGGCCCAAGAAGGAACCGGGTTAGGCTTGCCCATTAGTCGCAAATTTGTCCAATTAATGGGGGGAAATATTAGTGTTAGTAGTATTCTCGGTCAAGGGAGTTTATTCGCTTTTAGCATTAAAGCCAAGTTAACCAATGCCAGTGCCATTAAAACTCCAAAACCCATTAGAAAAGTCGTTGGTTTAGCCCCTGGCCAACCACAATACCGTATTCTGTCCGTAGATGACCGCTTAGAAAGTCGTTTACTCTTGGTTAAATTACTCTCCTCCATGGGGTTTGAAGTCCGTCAAGCCAGTAACGGGAAAGAAGCCTTGGAGATCTGGGAAACGTGGGAACCCCATTTAATTTGGATGGACATGAGAATGCCAATTATCGACGGTTATCAAGCCACTCAACGCATCAAAGCTACTACTAAAGGTCAGGGGACGGTAGTTATTGCCTTAACCGCCAGTGCCTTTGAAGAGGAACGCAATATGGTATTATCGGCCGGATGTGATGATTTTATGCGCAAACCCTTCCGAGAAGAGGTTCTTTGGGAAAAAATCGCCCAACATCTAGGAGTCCGCTATATTTATGAGTCTTTGGAACTAGAACAGGCACAAGGGAGAGAGATAGAAGAAAACCCAACCGATAACCCCGATTATCTCTTAAAATTGTTATCTCAAATGTCTCCTGACTGGGTTAATCAACTTCATCAAGTAGCCGTAGAATGCAGCGATGATGGCATACTAGAATTAATTAGCAAAATTCCCTCAGAAAGTCAACCTTTAGCCATAACTCTTAAGGGTTGGGCGGATAATTTTCTCTTTGATCAAGTTATCCAATTAACCCAAAACTTGCTCAACAAACAGGCAAAATAA
- a CDS encoding GAF domain-containing protein translates to MSDEELSCPCDLGSSPFDSSSLGETLQIIVSQLGELLRVDCCILRVFAQESWLNDSIIYEKSLTQELMSVPRQILEQTLWKTDKIEAIAAIATFTPLQTDDTLQGQQRREAYQQANIGASLLIPLKQQDKLIGVLGLHHCGLSHLWGKEEIQLAVMVTQQIILAISQAQAYEQVKALAQRESLINTITGAIRSSLDPQAIFQAITHQLGQALGVDGCALSLWTRGDQFVECVGLYDRQQSNIFPLPQSIVPIEHNPVLQKLLETLEPVVFENMDNYPQMTQFDLPLRQSAQGLLIVPLIVDGEIIGSISLRQTDCPRYWLSSEIQLAQAVASHAAIAVQQARLYDKTRRQAAKLLQSEHRVKQLNQYLTESVLKRFLPASIVNRVAAGELILDLRPEPRLVTILFTDLVGFTPLASQLGTQGIATLLNEYLEGMTSAVFDYGGTVDKFMGDGVMALFGAPEDLEPAEQVYRAIAAARGMHHQLDSLNQRWQAQGLIEEPIRFRCGIHQGNAVVGMFGGGQRSDYTAIGPAVNIADRLQEVAQADTILVSETVAQFLNPSEIQPVQSLKLKGIEESILMFSVTVR, encoded by the coding sequence ATGAGCGATGAGGAATTATCTTGTCCCTGTGATTTAGGGTCTTCTCCCTTTGATTCTTCTTCTTTAGGAGAAACCTTACAGATCATTGTCAGTCAATTAGGGGAATTATTAAGGGTAGATTGCTGTATTTTGCGAGTTTTTGCCCAAGAAAGTTGGCTTAATGACAGTATTATTTATGAAAAATCCTTAACTCAGGAGTTAATGTCTGTTCCTCGACAAATTTTGGAGCAAACTCTCTGGAAAACCGATAAAATCGAAGCGATCGCCGCTATTGCTACTTTTACTCCCCTACAAACCGATGACACCCTCCAAGGGCAGCAACGCAGAGAAGCCTATCAACAGGCGAATATTGGGGCTTCTCTGTTGATTCCTCTGAAGCAACAAGATAAATTGATTGGTGTGTTGGGGCTTCATCATTGTGGTTTGTCCCATCTTTGGGGTAAAGAAGAAATTCAGTTAGCGGTGATGGTGACTCAGCAAATTATTCTAGCCATCTCCCAAGCACAAGCCTACGAACAAGTCAAAGCCTTAGCGCAACGAGAAAGTCTAATTAACACCATTACGGGTGCTATTCGCTCAAGTCTTGACCCACAAGCCATTTTTCAGGCAATTACCCATCAATTGGGACAAGCTTTGGGGGTGGATGGATGTGCCTTATCCCTCTGGACGAGAGGAGATCAGTTTGTTGAATGTGTTGGCTTGTACGATCGCCAGCAAAGCAATATTTTTCCCCTTCCCCAGTCCATTGTCCCCATTGAGCATAACCCTGTGCTGCAAAAGTTGCTCGAAACCCTGGAACCCGTGGTGTTTGAGAATATGGATAACTATCCACAAATGACGCAATTTGACCTTCCATTGCGACAAAGTGCCCAAGGGCTATTAATTGTCCCTTTAATCGTGGATGGGGAGATTATTGGCAGTATTTCCCTCCGTCAAACCGATTGCCCTCGCTATTGGTTGAGTTCGGAGATTCAATTAGCCCAAGCGGTGGCTTCTCACGCGGCGATCGCAGTCCAACAAGCCCGACTCTATGATAAAACTAGGCGACAAGCGGCGAAATTGTTGCAAAGTGAGCACCGAGTCAAGCAACTCAACCAATATCTCACGGAATCGGTGCTAAAACGGTTTTTACCCGCTTCTATCGTCAATCGAGTGGCAGCAGGAGAATTAATCCTCGATTTGCGTCCTGAACCGCGCTTAGTTACGATTTTATTTACGGATTTGGTGGGGTTTACTCCCTTAGCCAGTCAGTTGGGAACCCAAGGAATCGCTACCTTGTTGAATGAATACCTCGAAGGGATGACTTCGGCGGTGTTTGACTACGGGGGGACGGTGGATAAGTTTATGGGGGATGGGGTGATGGCGTTATTTGGGGCACCAGAGGATTTAGAGCCAGCAGAACAGGTGTATCGGGCGATCGCCGCCGCTAGAGGGATGCACCATCAGTTAGATAGTTTAAATCAACGCTGGCAAGCACAAGGGTTAATTGAGGAACCCATCCGCTTTCGTTGCGGTATTCATCAGGGGAATGCGGTGGTGGGAATGTTTGGGGGAGGACAGCGATCGGATTATACTGCGATAGGTCCTGCGGTGAATATCGCTGATCGTCTCCAAGAAGTGGCTCAAGCGGATACAATTTTAGTCTCTGAAACCGTGGCGCAGTTTTTAAACCCCTCAGAAATTCAACCCGTTCAATCGCTCAAATTAAAGGGAATTGAAGAATCTATTTTAATGTTTTCTGTGACGGTTAGATAG
- a CDS encoding YciI family protein, translated as MAWFVKIERGIVDKKRFDRYVPAHKAYVKELIAQGHQAKTGYWGDFGGGMLLFEAESEEVAKTIVANDPLILNGCVEYELHQWCIVVD; from the coding sequence ATGGCTTGGTTTGTTAAGATTGAACGGGGAATTGTTGATAAAAAACGCTTTGACCGCTATGTACCTGCCCATAAGGCTTATGTCAAAGAACTCATTGCTCAGGGACATCAGGCAAAAACGGGCTATTGGGGAGATTTTGGCGGGGGAATGCTTTTGTTTGAAGCTGAGTCTGAAGAAGTCGCTAAAACGATTGTAGCAAACGATCCTTTGATTCTTAATGGTTGTGTTGAATACGAACTTCATCAGTGGTGTATCGTCGTGGATTGA
- a CDS encoding ABC transporter substrate-binding protein — translation MSQKNETSVLILSLLITAGILGVGYWWFSQKSGLKLDNLTENNPLNSVVSQSLSNRSSIGDKLLITADSTPQKKAGIEAWNQGKIEEAIAQFQASLQLQPNDPETLIYLNNAQANQKNPIKIAVVVPIGTNLNIAQEILRGVAQAQHQINQAGGINNQWLQVLIVNDDNQPELAQKLASELVKDSHILAVVGHNSSDATLAGGPIYEQGQLVMITPTSDAQKISTLGDYIFRVIPSVRFQADLLSRYTIKTAKKANIAICFDSSSEASKSLKEDFTSAIFADGGRISEINCDLAESNFQSIDKISQALEQKADSLLLLPAVNHINIAVEVAQANQGRLALLGSSTLYTFDTLKEGKDSVKGMVLTASWHPQGIPNNPFPKQAKQLWGGDINWRTALAYDATQAIITGFQQGEISRQGLQKTLANPNFFAEGATGKLQFLPSGDRSEGQILITIVPSQTNPTGFAFVPLKNN, via the coding sequence ATGTCACAAAAAAATGAAACTTCAGTCTTAATTTTATCCCTCTTAATTACCGCCGGGATTTTAGGAGTAGGTTATTGGTGGTTTAGCCAAAAATCTGGGTTAAAATTAGATAATCTGACTGAAAATAATCCCCTCAATTCCGTTGTTTCTCAATCCCTATCAAATCGCTCAAGCATAGGAGATAAACTCTTAATAACAGCCGATAGTACCCCCCAGAAAAAAGCCGGAATTGAAGCTTGGAACCAAGGAAAGATAGAAGAAGCGATCGCTCAATTCCAAGCCTCCTTACAATTACAACCCAATGATCCCGAAACATTAATCTATCTTAATAACGCCCAAGCTAATCAGAAAAACCCGATTAAAATAGCCGTCGTTGTTCCCATTGGCACTAACTTAAATATTGCCCAAGAAATCCTCCGGGGAGTCGCCCAAGCACAACATCAAATTAATCAAGCAGGAGGCATTAATAACCAATGGCTTCAAGTGCTTATTGTTAACGATGATAATCAACCTGAACTCGCCCAAAAACTCGCTAGTGAATTAGTGAAAGATAGCCATATTTTAGCCGTTGTTGGTCATAATTCTAGTGATGCAACCTTAGCAGGCGGTCCTATCTATGAACAAGGGCAATTAGTAATGATTACCCCCACCAGTGACGCGCAAAAAATTTCAACTTTGGGGGACTATATTTTTCGAGTGATACCGAGTGTTCGTTTTCAAGCCGATCTCCTCTCTCGTTATACCATTAAAACGGCCAAAAAAGCGAATATTGCTATCTGTTTTGATTCGAGTAGCGAAGCAAGCAAATCCTTAAAAGAAGACTTTACTTCTGCTATTTTTGCTGATGGTGGTCGCATTAGTGAAATTAACTGTGATTTAGCCGAATCGAATTTTCAGTCCATTGATAAAATCTCCCAAGCCTTAGAACAAAAAGCTGACAGTTTGTTATTACTTCCGGCCGTTAATCACATTAACATTGCCGTTGAAGTCGCTCAAGCCAATCAAGGACGCTTAGCTTTATTAGGCAGTTCAACCCTTTATACCTTTGACACCCTAAAAGAAGGAAAAGACAGCGTTAAAGGGATGGTATTAACCGCTTCTTGGCATCCCCAAGGGATTCCTAATAATCCTTTTCCTAAACAAGCCAAACAACTGTGGGGAGGCGATATTAATTGGCGCACTGCCTTAGCTTATGATGCCACTCAGGCAATTATTACAGGATTTCAACAAGGGGAGATCAGTCGTCAAGGACTGCAAAAAACCCTAGCTAATCCCAATTTTTTCGCCGAAGGAGCCACCGGAAAGCTTCAATTTTTACCCTCAGGCGATCGCAGTGAAGGACAGATTTTAATTACGATTGTTCCAAGTCAAACGAATCCCACAGGCTTTGCTTTCGTTCCTCTCAAAAATAATTAA
- a CDS encoding GNAT family N-acetyltransferase produces MDFCWFSTVFSYSSAKPSQNNLEQFPVVVRMAQLKDLKGLTDLLITSFHPSHPWLSWLQPIFKLGIYEDLRTRFNSRSPYYCCLVATVLVQSSCEAEETIIGTVEVTLRPEFNSQSLYISNLAVSLPYRRQGVARHLLLKCEQIAQEWGYQFLSLHVLEDNHSARKLYLSSGYQLHSTQLTWQSLLFKSPRRLFLQKNLNSLNN; encoded by the coding sequence GTGGATTTTTGTTGGTTTTCTACTGTTTTTTCCTATTCTTCTGCTAAACCGAGCCAGAACAATCTCGAACAGTTTCCTGTGGTTGTCCGTATGGCTCAATTAAAGGATCTTAAAGGACTGACAGACCTTCTGATCACAAGCTTTCATCCGTCCCATCCCTGGTTGTCTTGGTTACAACCGATTTTTAAGTTAGGAATTTATGAAGATTTGCGAACTCGGTTTAACAGTCGCTCTCCCTATTATTGTTGTTTAGTCGCTACTGTCCTTGTTCAAAGCTCCTGTGAAGCCGAAGAAACAATTATTGGGACAGTGGAAGTGACGTTACGCCCTGAATTTAATTCTCAGTCTCTTTATATTAGTAATTTAGCCGTTAGTCTTCCCTATCGACGGCAGGGAGTCGCTCGGCATTTACTGCTAAAATGTGAACAGATTGCTCAAGAATGGGGCTATCAATTTCTAAGCCTTCATGTTTTAGAAGATAATCATTCTGCTAGAAAACTTTACCTCAGTAGTGGATATCAACTGCACTCTACACAACTAACTTGGCAAAGTTTATTGTTTAAAAGTCCTCGACGTTTATTTCTACAAAAAAATCTTAATTCATTGAATAATTAA
- a CDS encoding GspE/PulE family protein — protein sequence MSLSNDFDQLSLSPFSNQLIQSGYISLPRMQQALIEARNSRRPFMKILEQITGNPLPPTLLRQYKEHHLFTLKILHGIEFINPEAEPVDREQMSQLVQQFIPFEICRRYQVLPLKAIDSNLLVGMVNPSHTEAQEMLTKLLRSHQISWQRVGISQEDYDNFIEQYIPSAINSEKEDQGFGATLVDSTEIFEQPPETISDLFKDEPDSPVVTLVNKILVTAIEREGTHLEIDPQEDNVIIRYRQTQADTLQPLFDPLPKKVAAPITSRLKIMANLDISQRKTPQKGRITKAKGQRTLHFFVNTLPSLHGEKVSIRIVDSNVKPPPLETLISDQSLVESLLTMTDHPTGLLLISSANQRMIYSMLLSLLARKNPQQLNIATLEESISYLLPGVTQIEVDNEGDKDYASVLRSLASQDLDILMVDHLREPTMARMVVEMSRHCLILTSLIAQDGASALAHLSQMVDQSLLADTLIGGIHHYAIPRLCPTCLSVHDPSPKELAQFGISPAKKAEISFYQARTLTAEGIAQARERGRLCRTCSGTGYQGHQAVYEVLRGTASLKTAIAHGSTLTRLKQTFLPEKSALTRALDLIYQGQASLADVATLFPHDLHNTSSPPSVPAKNADLTERLANFEKLLLALTEEFQQLKEAIEANSSSSGEDINLTVMPLYESMVQGASLEALEQDIDPSKETIAGDSLLYEELTDPGDWDALKRELQPEQETIAADFSDLKNSDHRQGLNPFNPVPDPWS from the coding sequence ATGTCTCTATCCAACGATTTCGATCAACTGTCCCTATCCCCCTTCAGCAATCAACTGATTCAATCAGGTTATATCAGTTTGCCTCGGATGCAACAAGCCCTCATCGAAGCGCGAAACTCTCGCCGTCCCTTCATGAAAATCTTGGAACAGATCACGGGAAATCCCCTTCCACCGACTCTGTTGCGTCAATACAAAGAGCATCATCTGTTTACCCTCAAAATTCTGCACGGAATCGAATTTATTAACCCCGAAGCAGAACCCGTCGATAGAGAACAGATGAGTCAACTCGTTCAACAGTTCATTCCCTTTGAGATTTGCCGACGTTATCAAGTCTTACCCCTAAAAGCCATCGATTCTAACTTGTTAGTGGGTATGGTTAACCCTAGTCATACCGAAGCGCAAGAAATGTTAACAAAACTCTTGCGATCGCATCAAATATCCTGGCAACGGGTGGGAATTTCCCAAGAAGATTATGATAACTTCATCGAGCAATATATTCCCTCAGCCATCAATTCCGAGAAGGAAGATCAAGGATTTGGGGCTACACTGGTCGATTCTACCGAAATCTTTGAACAGCCGCCAGAAACTATCTCCGACCTGTTTAAAGATGAGCCTGACTCTCCCGTCGTTACCTTAGTCAATAAAATTCTAGTGACGGCGATCGAAAGAGAAGGAACTCACCTAGAAATTGACCCCCAAGAAGATAATGTGATCATCCGCTACCGTCAAACACAGGCTGATACGTTACAACCCCTATTTGATCCCTTGCCAAAAAAAGTAGCAGCACCGATCACCTCGCGCTTAAAAATCATGGCTAACTTGGATATTAGCCAACGAAAAACCCCACAAAAAGGTCGGATTACTAAAGCCAAGGGTCAACGGACGCTCCATTTCTTTGTCAACACATTGCCCAGTCTCCACGGGGAAAAAGTTTCCATCCGAATCGTAGATAGTAACGTTAAACCCCCCCCATTGGAAACGCTAATCAGCGATCAATCCCTAGTCGAATCCCTACTGACTATGACCGATCATCCCACAGGATTGCTGTTAATTAGTAGTGCCAATCAAAGGATGATCTATTCAATGTTATTGAGTTTGTTGGCTCGAAAAAATCCCCAACAACTCAATATAGCAACGCTAGAAGAATCCATAAGCTATCTGCTCCCTGGAGTGACCCAAATTGAAGTAGATAACGAAGGAGATAAAGATTATGCGTCAGTATTGCGATCGCTGGCCAGTCAAGATTTAGATATCTTAATGGTGGATCATCTCAGAGAACCGACGATGGCTCGCATGGTGGTAGAAATGTCCCGTCACTGTTTGATCCTAACCAGTCTTATCGCTCAGGATGGGGCAAGTGCGCTGGCTCATCTAAGCCAAATGGTGGATCAATCTCTCCTCGCAGATACCTTGATTGGGGGTATTCATCACTATGCCATCCCCCGTCTTTGTCCAACCTGTCTGTCTGTTCATGATCCCAGTCCCAAAGAATTAGCCCAATTTGGCATTTCTCCGGCCAAGAAAGCTGAAATTAGCTTTTATCAAGCCCGAACCTTAACGGCTGAGGGAATTGCTCAAGCCAGGGAACGGGGACGCTTATGCCGAACTTGTAGCGGAACAGGGTATCAAGGACATCAGGCGGTCTATGAAGTGTTACGGGGCACTGCTTCACTGAAAACAGCGATCGCCCACGGGTCAACCCTGACCCGACTCAAACAAACCTTTTTGCCAGAAAAGTCGGCTTTGACGAGAGCCTTAGACTTAATTTATCAAGGTCAAGCGAGTTTAGCGGATGTAGCGACACTATTTCCCCATGATCTCCACAATACCTCTAGTCCACCCTCAGTTCCTGCCAAAAATGCTGATTTAACAGAACGATTAGCCAATTTTGAAAAGCTTCTCCTTGCCTTAACAGAAGAGTTTCAACAACTCAAGGAAGCCATAGAAGCCAATTCCTCCTCCTCTGGTGAAGACATTAACTTAACAGTAATGCCCCTCTATGAATCTATGGTACAAGGAGCCAGCCTTGAAGCCTTGGAGCAAGATATTGATCCGAGTAAAGAGACGATCGCTGGGGATTCACTGTTATACGAAGAATTAACCGATCCAGGGGACTGGGACGCGCTTAAGCGAGAACTTCAACCGGAGCAAGAAACCATCGCCGCCGATTTCTCAGATCTGAAAAACTCAGATCATCGCCAGGGGTTGAATCCTTTTAACCCCGTTCCTGACCCTTGGTCTTAA